A stretch of Desulfurivibrio alkaliphilus AHT 2 DNA encodes these proteins:
- the miaA gene encoding tRNA (adenosine(37)-N6)-dimethylallyltransferase MiaA, with amino-acid sequence MKNFGQDLGIYRKNDRSTTVFCLVGPTAVGKTALALELARAYDAEIISVDSMQVYRYLDIGTAKATPEERRLVPHHLIDIVDPDEDYSLARFLADAAKALADIGRRGKAALLTGGTGLYLRGLREGIFDLGPVDEQLRAELARRLAEEGGAALHTELQRLDPESAGRIHPNDRQRLLRALEIFYHSGIPWSEHLRQSRQHALLPPEVPVIGLACQRDILYERINRRVESMLAAGLIDEVQGLLDRGYGPELPPMQAIGYRHMVQYLNGSWTLEQARELLARDTRRYAKRQLTWFRQTAGIKWCKPEDLTTIKGVIEQS; translated from the coding sequence ATGAAAAATTTTGGGCAAGATTTGGGAATTTACAGAAAAAACGACCGGTCAACAACCGTTTTCTGCCTGGTGGGCCCCACCGCGGTGGGCAAGACCGCTCTGGCGCTGGAATTGGCCCGGGCTTATGATGCCGAAATCATCAGTGTCGACTCCATGCAGGTGTACCGTTACCTGGATATCGGCACCGCCAAGGCCACCCCGGAAGAACGGCGCCTGGTTCCCCATCATTTAATTGATATCGTCGATCCCGATGAAGATTACAGCCTGGCCCGTTTTCTGGCCGACGCCGCCAAGGCATTGGCCGACATCGGCCGGCGGGGCAAGGCGGCGCTGCTCACCGGCGGCACCGGCCTTTATCTGCGGGGGCTGAGGGAGGGGATTTTTGATCTGGGCCCGGTTGATGAGCAATTGCGGGCCGAGCTGGCCCGCCGGCTGGCTGAAGAGGGCGGGGCGGCCCTGCATACCGAGCTGCAGCGGCTGGACCCGGAATCGGCCGGGCGCATTCACCCCAACGACCGGCAACGGCTGCTGCGGGCCCTGGAAATTTTTTACCACAGCGGCATTCCCTGGTCGGAACATTTGCGCCAAAGCCGGCAACACGCCTTGCTGCCGCCGGAGGTGCCGGTGATCGGGCTTGCCTGCCAGCGGGATATTTTGTATGAACGGATTAACCGCCGGGTGGAGAGTATGCTGGCGGCCGGCTTGATCGACGAAGTTCAAGGGCTGCTGGACCGGGGTTACGGCCCGGAACTGCCCCCCATGCAGGCCATCGGCTACCGCCACATGGTACAGTACCTCAACGGTTCCTGGACCCTGGAACAGGCTAGGGAACTGCTGGCCCGGGATACCCGCCGCTATGCCAAACGCCAGCTCACCTGGTTTCGGCAAACCGCGGGTATTAAGTGGTGCAAACCAGAAGATTTAACGACAATTAAAGGGGTTATAGAGCAAAGCTAA
- a CDS encoding CDP-alcohol phosphatidyltransferase family protein: MNIPNLITIIRILLVPLLAIFLLEEKYNLALLVFIIAGISDGLDGFLARLLKQKTRLGAILDPIADKALLITTFIILAVLGVIPQWLTVLVVSRDLLIIIGFGILVLTGRRFQIAPTYSSKLTTVFQLVTVIYFLGLEYLLWLLFLQDYLIIATALVTLVSSAHYLILFFRFMGADDGDKNALIQSNNNQT; this comes from the coding sequence ATGAATATCCCCAACCTAATCACCATCATCAGAATCCTGCTCGTACCCCTGCTGGCGATCTTTCTGCTGGAAGAAAAATACAACTTGGCCCTGCTGGTGTTCATTATCGCCGGCATCAGCGATGGCCTGGACGGCTTCCTGGCCCGGTTGCTCAAGCAAAAAACCCGCCTGGGAGCCATTCTGGACCCCATTGCCGACAAGGCCCTGTTGATCACCACCTTTATCATCCTGGCGGTGCTGGGGGTCATTCCCCAGTGGCTGACGGTCCTGGTGGTCAGCCGCGATCTGCTGATCATCATCGGTTTCGGCATCCTGGTCCTCACCGGTCGCCGTTTCCAGATCGCACCAACCTACAGCAGCAAACTGACCACCGTTTTTCAGCTGGTCACCGTGATCTACTTTTTAGGGCTGGAATACCTCTTGTGGCTGCTCTTTTTGCAGGACTACCTGATCATTGCCACCGCCCTGGTGACCCTGGTGTCAAGCGCCCATTACCTGATCCTGTTCTTCCGCTTCATGGGCGCTGACGATGGCGACAAAAACGCCTTAATTCAAAGTAATAACAATCAAACATGA
- the recJ gene encoding single-stranded-DNA-specific exonuclease RecJ: MKYQSAGGERKGERGQVDLSCCKSLALDLGLPEALVAVLLRRGHRDRAGIESFLRPNLADLPDPDLMLGMSRAVELIANSMGSRQPIVVYADYDVDGLSAGAVLYKFLENLNCRDLYYLLPHRGEDGYGVHAHLLAELRAKLGGNARPLLITVDCGIGDHQALIEARELGYTVIVTDHHRPEDTLPPAAAILNPHQAGCPFPCKNLAGVGVAFYLMMGLRRHLAGQGFFADQPPVNLKEYMDLVALGTVADMVALRGANRILVRAGLEVMQESRRPGLVALAVAAGIKPPKGEGSEKRAIYPEDISFSLAPRLNAAGRVATPETAFRLLITDNPAEAQALAAELEELNRWRRQLSDQVYRQAKERAAASEQQKMQVLVLADENWHTGVLGIAATRLQQDFNRPVILFGYESPNILRGSGRSFEGLDLLAMVDACSELLLGYGGHAAALGVTLDPGRLAEFQAQLNEAAGRIMAERQPEPTITVDWHFADGRIDAGLTTNYHLLEPFGPGNPEPLFQVKGPLAQAGVVGREQNHLRFRWQQKDFNLPGIAFNYGNSLKPSNPGPVELIFALRRNIYQGRVAWQLQAKSIKPTS, translated from the coding sequence ATGAAGTACCAGTCCGCCGGCGGCGAAAGAAAAGGGGAGAGGGGGCAGGTTGATCTGTCCTGCTGTAAAAGCCTGGCGCTTGACCTGGGCTTGCCGGAAGCACTGGTGGCCGTGTTGCTGCGCCGGGGGCACCGCGACCGGGCAGGTATCGAAAGCTTTTTGCGCCCCAATCTGGCCGATCTGCCGGATCCCGATCTGATGCTGGGGATGTCCCGGGCGGTGGAGTTGATCGCCAATTCCATGGGCAGCCGACAACCCATCGTGGTGTATGCCGATTACGATGTTGACGGCCTCAGCGCCGGGGCGGTGCTCTATAAATTCCTGGAAAATTTAAACTGCCGGGACCTGTACTATCTGCTGCCGCACCGCGGTGAAGATGGCTACGGGGTACATGCCCATTTGCTGGCCGAACTGCGCGCCAAACTGGGTGGCAACGCCAGGCCGCTGCTGATCACCGTCGATTGCGGTATCGGCGACCACCAGGCTCTGATCGAGGCCCGGGAGTTGGGGTACACGGTGATTGTCACCGATCATCACCGGCCTGAAGACACCCTGCCGCCGGCGGCCGCCATCCTTAACCCCCACCAGGCCGGTTGCCCGTTTCCCTGCAAAAATCTGGCCGGGGTGGGGGTGGCGTTTTACCTGATGATGGGGCTGCGGCGCCATCTGGCGGGCCAAGGTTTCTTTGCCGATCAACCACCGGTCAATTTAAAGGAATATATGGACCTGGTGGCCCTAGGAACGGTGGCCGATATGGTCGCCTTGCGCGGCGCCAACCGCATTTTGGTACGAGCCGGCCTGGAGGTAATGCAGGAAAGCCGCCGCCCCGGCCTGGTGGCACTGGCGGTCGCCGCCGGGATCAAGCCGCCGAAAGGGGAAGGCAGCGAAAAAAGGGCGATTTACCCGGAAGATATATCATTTTCCTTAGCCCCCAGGTTAAATGCCGCCGGCCGGGTGGCTACCCCGGAAACAGCTTTTCGTTTGCTGATCACCGACAATCCCGCCGAAGCGCAAGCCTTGGCGGCGGAACTGGAAGAGCTGAACCGCTGGCGGCGCCAGTTGAGTGACCAGGTTTACCGGCAGGCCAAAGAACGGGCGGCAGCCAGCGAGCAGCAGAAGATGCAGGTGCTGGTACTGGCCGACGAAAACTGGCATACCGGCGTACTGGGAATTGCCGCCACCCGATTACAACAGGATTTTAACCGGCCGGTAATCCTGTTTGGCTACGAAAGCCCGAATATCCTGAGGGGCTCGGGGCGCAGCTTCGAAGGGCTTGATCTGCTGGCCATGGTGGACGCCTGCAGCGAGCTGCTGCTGGGATACGGCGGCCACGCGGCGGCTTTAGGGGTCACCCTTGATCCTGGTCGGCTGGCTGAATTTCAAGCCCAACTCAATGAAGCGGCCGGCCGGATAATGGCAGAACGGCAACCTGAGCCAACCATCACCGTGGACTGGCATTTTGCCGATGGTCGCATTGATGCCGGCTTGACCACTAATTATCATCTGCTGGAGCCTTTTGGGCCGGGCAATCCCGAGCCGTTGTTCCAGGTTAAAGGGCCGCTGGCCCAGGCCGGCGTAGTGGGCCGGGAGCAAAACCACCTGCGTTTTCGCTGGCAGCAAAAAGATTTCAATTTGCCGGGGATTGCTTTTAACTACGGCAACTCTCTCAAGCCATCAAACCCGGGGCCGGTGGAGTTGATTTTTGCTCTCCGGCGCAACATCTACCAGGGCCGAGTGGCCTGGCAACTGCAAGCCAAATCCATCAAACCAACAAGCTGA
- the purB gene encoding adenylosuccinate lyase, with translation MNREVYQEPLVSRYTSPEMQALFSERSKFSTWRRCWIALAEAQHELGLDNLVTAEMLEELRSNAENIDFDTAAAKEKEIRHDVMAHVYAYGKQCPTAEPIIHLGATSQFVGCNTDLLLQKQALQLVKKALLQVVVNLNKFCRQHKALATLGYTHYQPAQPTTVGKRHTLYLQDLLMDLEAVEWLEGQIKARGAKGTVGTQATFLELFDGDHKKVRELDQLVAKKLGFSEVFPVTGQTYSRKLDVKIAEVLAGVAASAHKFAVDLRLLSNLKVQEEPFAKNQVGSSAMAYKRNPMRSERMTGLARKLMGLVPDFYATYANQWFERTLDDSAIRRMDIPQAFLLADAILRLYMNITSDMVVYPKQIERYLRQELPFMATEKILMAAVRKGASRQEMHEVIKKHSVAAGKRVKEEGGDNDLLARLAADPAMPFTLAELEGMLANPAEFTGRAEAQTEEFLAEEVEPRLARYHELLGDMDSSLRV, from the coding sequence ATGAACCGTGAAGTTTACCAGGAGCCGTTGGTCAGCCGATACACCAGCCCCGAGATGCAGGCCCTTTTTTCCGAGCGCAGCAAGTTTTCCACCTGGCGGCGCTGCTGGATCGCCCTGGCCGAGGCCCAGCACGAACTGGGTCTGGATAATCTGGTAACCGCGGAGATGCTGGAAGAGTTGCGTTCAAATGCCGAAAATATCGACTTTGACACGGCGGCGGCCAAGGAAAAGGAGATTCGCCACGATGTCATGGCCCACGTCTATGCTTACGGCAAGCAGTGTCCCACCGCCGAACCCATCATCCACTTGGGCGCCACCTCGCAGTTTGTCGGCTGCAATACCGATCTGCTGCTGCAAAAACAGGCCCTGCAACTGGTTAAAAAGGCCCTGCTGCAGGTGGTGGTCAACCTGAACAAATTCTGCCGCCAGCATAAAGCCTTGGCCACCCTGGGCTACACCCATTACCAGCCGGCCCAGCCCACCACGGTGGGCAAGCGCCACACCCTTTATCTCCAGGATCTGCTCATGGACCTGGAGGCCGTTGAATGGCTGGAGGGCCAGATCAAGGCCCGGGGTGCCAAAGGTACTGTGGGCACCCAGGCTACCTTTTTGGAGCTGTTCGACGGAGACCATAAAAAGGTGCGGGAACTGGATCAACTTGTGGCTAAAAAGCTTGGTTTTTCCGAGGTTTTTCCCGTTACCGGGCAAACCTACAGCCGCAAGCTGGATGTCAAGATCGCCGAGGTACTGGCCGGTGTTGCCGCTTCGGCCCACAAATTTGCCGTTGACCTGCGCCTGCTTTCCAACCTTAAGGTCCAGGAAGAGCCCTTTGCCAAAAATCAGGTGGGCAGTTCGGCCATGGCTTACAAGCGCAACCCCATGCGCTCCGAGCGGATGACCGGCCTGGCCCGCAAGCTGATGGGTTTGGTGCCGGACTTTTACGCCACCTACGCCAACCAGTGGTTCGAGCGCACCCTGGACGACTCGGCCATCCGCCGGATGGATATTCCCCAAGCCTTTTTGCTGGCCGATGCCATCTTGCGGCTGTATATGAACATTACCTCGGATATGGTTGTTTACCCGAAACAAATCGAGAGGTACCTACGCCAGGAGTTGCCCTTTATGGCCACCGAAAAGATTCTCATGGCGGCGGTTCGCAAGGGCGCCAGCCGCCAGGAGATGCATGAGGTGATCAAGAAACATTCGGTGGCGGCGGGCAAAAGGGTCAAGGAGGAAGGTGGCGACAATGACCTGTTGGCCAGGTTGGCCGCCGATCCGGCCATGCCCTTCACCCTGGCCGAACTGGAAGGAATGCTGGCCAATCCTGCCGAATTTACCGGCCGGGCCGAGGCCCAGACCGAGGAGTTCCTGGCCGAAGAAGTGGAACCGCGGCTGGCCCGTTACCATGAGCTGCTGGGAGACATGGACAGCAGCCTGCGGGTGTGA
- a CDS encoding DUF4911 domain-containing protein: MNSCSESLVLTVTPEKIGLFRFILESYDNLAILTTLDRHQGVVMLRYPAGNQAEIEELLTALPLQLGQAHPNFEVEKTVN, encoded by the coding sequence GTGAACAGCTGTAGCGAATCTTTGGTTTTAACCGTAACCCCTGAAAAAATCGGTTTATTTCGGTTTATTCTGGAGTCTTACGACAACCTGGCCATACTCACCACCCTGGACCGCCATCAGGGGGTGGTGATGCTGCGTTACCCCGCCGGCAACCAGGCGGAAATCGAGGAATTGCTAACCGCCCTTCCCTTGCAGCTTGGACAAGCGCACCCAAATTTTGAAGTCGAAAAAACCGTAAACTGA
- the miaB gene encoding tRNA (N6-isopentenyl adenosine(37)-C2)-methylthiotransferase MiaB: protein MTETRNLYIETFGCQMNERDSEIMTQLMSQAAYLETSRPEEADCIVVNTCSIRGKAAQKAYSLLGGYRRLKKRRPELVIAVAGCVAQQDGENLLKKMPHLDLVIGPQNIYRLPELVESARRQATRTTATELSKDFVIPPFLPQVNGTATNHKRFVTIMQGCNNFCTYCVVPHTRGREVSRKPEDIINEVRHLADHGVREVTLLGQNVNSYGQDRGPAGTTGQIDDFPALLQAVVAVEGIYRVRFTTSHPKDLSPELIDCFAQLNKLCPHFHLPVQSGSDRILARMNRKYSRADYLARVAQLRRVRPDIAITTDLIVGFPGETEADFEATMELVNFVRYDSAFSFKYSDRPNAAAAAFDDKVPEEVKSRRLSLLQQRQEEISREIGRSMVGSTVEVMVEGRSKNSDGQWSGRTPTNRIVNFTGPDSLRPGELVDVYLEEACRHSLRGRMRRAK from the coding sequence ATGACCGAGACCAGAAACCTCTATATTGAAACTTTCGGCTGCCAGATGAACGAGCGCGACTCGGAGATCATGACCCAGCTGATGAGCCAGGCCGCTTACCTTGAAACCTCTCGCCCCGAAGAGGCCGATTGTATTGTGGTTAATACCTGCAGTATTCGAGGAAAAGCGGCTCAAAAGGCATACAGCCTGCTGGGAGGCTACCGGAGACTGAAAAAACGGCGCCCCGAGCTGGTAATTGCCGTGGCGGGTTGTGTGGCCCAGCAGGACGGTGAAAACCTGCTGAAAAAAATGCCCCATTTGGATCTGGTGATCGGTCCCCAGAACATTTACCGTTTACCCGAACTGGTGGAAAGCGCCCGCCGGCAAGCAACCCGCACCACCGCCACGGAGCTGAGCAAAGACTTTGTCATCCCTCCTTTCCTGCCCCAGGTCAACGGCACGGCAACCAACCACAAGCGGTTTGTGACCATCATGCAGGGGTGTAACAATTTTTGCACCTATTGCGTGGTGCCCCACACCCGGGGCCGGGAGGTCAGCCGCAAACCGGAAGATATCATCAATGAGGTGCGCCACCTGGCGGACCATGGCGTGCGGGAGGTCACCCTGCTGGGGCAGAATGTCAACTCCTACGGCCAGGATCGCGGCCCGGCCGGGACCACCGGGCAGATTGACGATTTCCCTGCTTTGCTGCAGGCCGTGGTGGCGGTGGAGGGTATTTACCGGGTGCGCTTCACCACCTCGCACCCCAAAGATCTCTCCCCGGAGTTGATCGACTGTTTTGCCCAACTAAATAAACTCTGCCCCCATTTTCACCTGCCGGTACAATCCGGTTCCGACCGCATTCTGGCACGGATGAACCGCAAATACAGTCGGGCCGACTACCTGGCCCGGGTGGCCCAACTGCGCCGGGTAAGACCGGATATCGCCATCACCACCGACCTGATCGTCGGCTTTCCCGGTGAAACCGAGGCCGACTTCGAAGCGACCATGGAACTTGTCAACTTTGTGCGCTATGACTCTGCGTTTTCGTTTAAATATTCAGACAGGCCCAATGCCGCTGCCGCTGCTTTCGACGACAAAGTGCCGGAAGAGGTCAAGAGCCGCCGTTTAAGCCTGTTGCAGCAAAGACAGGAAGAAATAAGCCGGGAAATCGGCCGCTCCATGGTGGGGAGCACGGTGGAAGTCATGGTGGAAGGCCGGAGCAAAAACAGTGACGGGCAGTGGAGCGGCCGCACCCCCACCAACCGGATTGTCAACTTCACCGGCCCGGACTCCTTGCGCCCCGGAGAACTGGTCGATGTTTATCTTGAAGAGGCCTGCCGGCACAGCCTGCGCGGCCGGATGAGGAGAGCTAAATGA
- a CDS encoding histidinol phosphate phosphatase domain-containing protein: MIDLHTHCLFSDGELVPAEHLRRVAVLGYQAVAITDHADSSNLDFIIPRLVQAAERLNPHSSAQLIPGIELTHVPPALFAQLTAQARKLGARIVVGHGETVMEPVEPGTNRAAIEAEVDILAHPGRLSLEDAELAAERGVFLELSGRKGHSLTNGHVAALARKVGARLVINADAHGPGDFLTAAMAEIVGRGAGLSAKEYDQVRRNMEELAKRAGAGGIDIAR; the protein is encoded by the coding sequence ATGATTGATCTGCATACCCATTGCCTGTTCAGCGACGGTGAACTGGTACCGGCGGAACATTTGCGCCGGGTGGCGGTGTTGGGTTACCAGGCGGTGGCCATTACCGACCATGCCGATTCTTCCAACCTGGATTTTATTATCCCCCGCCTGGTTCAGGCGGCTGAGCGGCTCAACCCCCACTCCTCGGCCCAACTGATCCCCGGCATTGAACTGACCCATGTGCCGCCGGCCCTGTTTGCACAACTGACCGCCCAAGCCCGCAAGCTGGGAGCGCGAATCGTGGTCGGACACGGCGAAACGGTAATGGAGCCGGTTGAGCCCGGTACCAACCGGGCCGCCATTGAGGCCGAAGTCGATATCCTGGCCCATCCCGGTCGGCTTAGCCTGGAAGATGCCGAGCTGGCGGCGGAAAGAGGGGTTTTTCTGGAACTCTCCGGACGCAAGGGCCACAGCCTGACCAACGGCCATGTGGCGGCCCTGGCCCGCAAGGTGGGCGCCCGCCTGGTAATCAACGCCGACGCCCATGGCCCCGGTGATTTTCTCACCGCAGCCATGGCGGAAATCGTCGGTCGGGGCGCCGGGCTCAGCGCGAAAGAATACGACCAGGTCCGGCGCAACATGGAAGAGCTGGCAAAAAGGGCTGGCGCTGGCGGCATAGATATAGCCCGTTAG
- a CDS encoding DUF2914 domain-containing protein: protein MTGKRIVALVVALAALLFFSLPALADDQLFRLERVKLAAEVVEREPVGVADTFSADQERVYAFIEAREVQADTTVNFIWYRNEQEVATVPLPLRKSPRWRTFSSVTIQDRSGDWRVELHDEQGRVLWAADFRVE, encoded by the coding sequence ATGACAGGCAAGAGAATTGTGGCGCTGGTTGTGGCCCTGGCGGCCTTGCTGTTTTTTTCCCTGCCGGCCCTGGCCGATGATCAGCTTTTTCGGCTGGAAAGGGTGAAGCTTGCCGCTGAGGTGGTGGAGCGGGAACCGGTGGGGGTGGCGGACACCTTCAGCGCCGACCAGGAAAGGGTGTATGCCTTTATTGAGGCCCGTGAGGTGCAGGCGGATACCACGGTTAATTTTATTTGGTATCGCAATGAACAGGAAGTGGCCACGGTACCGTTGCCGTTGCGCAAAAGCCCGCGCTGGCGCACTTTTTCTTCTGTCACCATCCAGGATCGCAGCGGCGATTGGCGGGTTGAGTTGCACGACGAGCAGGGCAGGGTGCTGTGGGCGGCCGATTTCCGGGTGGAATAG
- a CDS encoding ComEA family DNA-binding protein, translating to MERENLSRLLLLLLGLGLWLAGWSALGSSSPAAGELAQYRWLADSQRPAGIYRLPAAAAAADEASVTGGTFNSRIKLGANTPPHLALFTFQPLAVNRADARTLRLLPGIGPTLAGRIVEYRTSHGSFQSPEELLQVQGIGPKTLAAIRPLITID from the coding sequence TTGGAGCGGGAAAACCTCAGCCGGCTGTTGTTGCTGCTTCTGGGGCTGGGCCTGTGGCTGGCCGGCTGGTCGGCGCTGGGCTCGTCATCACCGGCAGCCGGGGAACTTGCGCAATACCGTTGGCTGGCCGACTCCCAGCGACCGGCCGGCATTTACCGCCTGCCGGCGGCGGCCGCCGCTGCCGATGAGGCAAGTGTTACCGGGGGCACCTTCAACTCCCGGATAAAGCTGGGGGCCAACACCCCGCCACACTTGGCCCTCTTTACCTTTCAACCCCTGGCCGTGAATCGAGCCGATGCCCGTACCTTGAGGCTGCTGCCGGGCATCGGCCCCACCCTGGCCGGGCGGATCGTGGAGTACCGCACCTCGCACGGCTCATTTCAAAGTCCCGAAGAACTGCTGCAGGTTCAAGGTATCGGGCCCAAAACCCTTGCGGCCATCCGCCCTTTAATTACCATTGATTAA